In Diachasmimorpha longicaudata isolate KC_UGA_2023 chromosome 7, iyDiaLong2, whole genome shotgun sequence, the following proteins share a genomic window:
- the LOC135164626 gene encoding uncharacterized protein LOC135164626 — MTMTSSPFKSPKIRYSRHLASSMMTKALSIVFRGFFEHQNRDSLYSLTKTFEDKQNKFVLGPIIIDRAPLSSNLISSSLTNNCSHGTKIQVLSLHLFDPTFSATQPTKLKAGKIDQSVKAKMDTSKLNCRCIVCDVETKSLCELHSHQSTNHSPEELSLSILTLQSFLYHKHYFQSLDASPPSNICYFYPFCTQLFSSRGKSIEENFKMFCPSAPRTADLLSKKTCSISETTLASQQPYEISSPKQTALRLPLTTATRPTIIKALNSPSKQANFHLPDATLGLVNSHTTFVTSANELCNDLMKLKGHSGQSKIKCKRLNERKEREKGYPRPIKRMTKPPRKPKIDNLERKMPTIFPKCSEVGNLNTETLNIWPSKSEESASLDSENTLTEVNIPEKVQSIKIESPTVPVDIMNCENALIFDAETGSFQWNPLIFVEKKSEENDNAPKHGHVPESALPGEPTAGPDNC, encoded by the exons ATGACAATGACCTCCTCTCCATTCAAATCTCCAAAAATCCGATATTCGCGCCATCTCGCATCATCTATGATGACTAAAGCCCTGAGTATCGTATTTCGCGGCTTCTTCGAACACCAAAACAGAGATTCCTTATATTCTCTGACCAAAACATTTGAGGACAAGCAAAACAAATTTGTCCTCGGCCCTATTATCATCGACAGAGCCCCATTGAGTTCTAACCTGATCTCTTCGTCGTTGACAAATAATTGTTCACACGGAACAAAGATACAAGTACTTAGCCTCCACTTATTCGACCCCACATTTTCAGCAACGCAACCCACGAAACTCAAAGCAGGAAAAATCGATCAATCGGTCAAG GCGAAAATGGACACCTCAAAACTAAACTGTCGATGCATCGTCTGCGACGTTGAAACCAAGAGTCTCTGTGAATTGCACAGTCACCAATCGACAAATCACAGCCCAGAGGAGCTCTCGCTCTCAATCTTGACCCTTCAAAGTTTTCTCTATCACAAGCACTACTTCCAGTCCCTGGACGCGAGCCCACCGTCCAACATCTGCTACTTTTACCCTTTCTGCACCCAATTATTCTCCAGCAGAGGGAAAAGTATTGAGGAAAACTTTAAGATGTTCTGCCCAAGTGCCCCCAGAACAGCCGATCTGTTGTCGAAGAAGACATGCAGCATTTCGGAAACCACTCTAGCCTCCCAGCAACCCTACGAGATAAGTTCACCGAAGCAGACAGCCCTGAGACTGCCCCTAACAACTGCCACTCGTCCAACAATCATCAAAGCCTTGAATTCACCAAGTAAACAAGCGAATTTTCACCTCCCTGATGCTACATTAGGTCTCGTCAACTCTCACACGACCTTTGTTACCTCAGCTAATGAACTGTGTAATGATCTGATGAAGTTGAAGGGACACTCAGGTCAGTCTAAGATAAAATGTAAACGATTGAACGAGAGAAAGGAACGGGAGAAAGGATATCCACGTCCTATCAAGAGGATGACGAAACCACCAAGAAAACCGAAGATCGATAATCTCGAGAGGAAAATGCCGACGATTTTTCCCAAGTGTTCAGAGGTTGGGAATTTAAACACGGAGACATTGAATATTTGGCCATCAAAGAGCGAGGAGAGTGCTTCACTCGATTCTGAAAATACTTTGACAGAAGTAAATATCCCTGAGAAAGTGCAATCAATTAAGATTGAATCACCAACGGTGCCGGTTGACATCATGAACTGTGAGAATGCTCTGATCTTTGATGCCGAGACAGGCAGTTTCCAGTGGAATCCACTGATTTTTGTGGAGAAGAAGAGTGAGGAGAATGATAATGCACCCAAACACGGTCATGTACCTGAGTCAGCTCTGCCTGGTGAACCTACAGCTGGTCCTGATAATTGTTGA
- the LOC135164623 gene encoding uncharacterized protein LOC135164623, producing MSTQRDNEKLSKVLSLFLLPDYNVVSTTYLDLLLTHVSNQEKCDQQSNDRRALLKKWIVEALEVWSSGEIKPCQAVTVFTIKLTGILSQDENDFDDLEGQNIFEKLSGIFQLQKSDVSASVKMAYTSMLVDIVTHRRGRRWIISKGLWKDMIKFAQQNHTMYVTRESHRFIHTVLNKESQNKEFCKDVILTVSEPLLKYSGNAQPHAALEALYLDQNALLCTTLDLITSIIENTMFTSLENDITDMFGTLVDLEDRLKALTEACISTKFLQHILKLWALISFQIIKSGARKDGPRIDKETWLKFTERFCYIQTLLIEKKYILEIVALQKMTLLYWKKLNDMKEIQSSFEHQFEYQAMTLMITPMGTTMRHSNMKHEFFEMFVDKLYDVTCQPIQRLSYLIRDLMLRESLPVEHICKSSIEMILETIDVIGRGVAVIAFQSMCYALKNYIPQEKICSILEKSNAHDFHEFPNDKKRKPNSIFNGDPVVDNPALLSTLLHGLAVLTQKFQFKWQDCVETICLVALAQEILKHTGTLPSLCVKALQLCKLAIQNFMPPNLALLVDSDSGMSGIGSTLFKRLHDPNWEVRDSVLEVLITIATISEDKYPAFQDLLLTNDFLPLITDVALMDGESYVRASAVKFIATTIRINKLWDHSLSKMDLPEKFINLCKKESEAIVRREAVDLIKELYVYRKWPKSTVDLMSTAMAEAAVLDLHWEVKVNALNFWKHFIKSHFTDQGMLDGSFPNVTFSKEHRKIVTLNETEIKRRLNKALDDVAKHRCLGILLFTLKNDSDFEVSRSAANIIKKLQVYILKYKLNDPVIEDSTLPKDSAILDSSYIKPQAAPSTSERKSSPDKLADIIDEIINENDAELLASIYQSSMNVHTEADNTKLVTLEKLSEVTRQKFLNVVNNMDIDHYIEEKRRWLQDYTVCFDSVVEDILTVYEQNGVNSLDCY from the exons ATGTCAACACAACGAGACAACGAGAAATTGTCGAAAGTTCTGAGCCTTTTTTTACTGCCGGATTACAATGTCGTGTCAACGACATACTTAGATTTGTTGTTAACACATGTCTCGAATCAAGAGAAAT GCGACCAACAAAGCAATGATCGTCGagcattgttgaaaaaatggattGTTGAAGCTTTGGAGGTCTGGAGCAGTGGGGAAATAAAGCCCTGCCAAGCTGTTACTGTATTCACCATCAAACTAACTGGAATATTATCGCAGgatgaaaatgattttgatgATCTTGAGGGCcaaaatatctttgaaaaaCTGTCAGGAATCTTCCAGTTGCAGAAAAGTGATGTCTCAGCATCTGTTAAAATGGCATACACCTCAATGCTGGTGGACATTGTCACTCATAGAAGGGGACGGCGTTGGATAATATCAAAGG GCCTGTGGAAGGACATGATAAAATTCGCTCAGCAGAACCACACAATGTATGTGACAAGAGAAAGTCATCGATTTATTCACACGGTGCTTAATAAGGAATCTCAGAACAAAGAGTTCTGCAAGGATGTGATTTTAACGGTGTCCGAGCCACTACTCAAATATTCGGGGAACGCTCAGCCTCACGCAGCTTTAGAGGCACTTTACTTGGACCAGAATGCCCTTCTCTGTACCACATTGGATTTAATAACGAGTATAATCGAAAACACAATGTTCACGAGTCTGGAGAATGACATAACAGATATGTTTGGGACATTAGTGGATCTAGAGGATCGTTTGAAGGCACTAACCGAAGCTTGTATAAGCACAAAGTTCCTCCAGCATATCCTCAAGCTGTGGGCCCTCATCTCCTTTCAGATCATCAAAAGTGGAGCAAGGAAGGATGGACCACGCATTGATAAAGAAACATGGCTGAAATTCACTGAACGATTTTGCTACATTCAAACACTTTTGATTGAAAAGAAATATATTCTGGAGATTGTGGCACTGCAGAAGATGACCTTGTTATACTGGAAAAAGTTGAACGACATGAAGGAAATACAGTCGTCTTTTGAACATCAATTCGAGTATCAAGCGATGACACTAatg ATCACACCCATGGGGACAACTATGAGGCACAGTAATATGAAGCACGAGTTTTTCGAAATGTTCGTTGATAAGTTATATGATGTTACATGCCAACCGATCCAGCGGCTCAGTTATCTCATTAGAGACCTGATGCTGAGGGAGAGTTTACCAGTTGAACACATTTGCAAGTCATCAATTGAGATGATTCTGGAAACTATTGATGTTATTGGGAGG GGCGTGGCTGTTATTGCGTTTCAAAGCATGTGTTATGCCCTTAAGAATTACATACCCCAGGAAAAAATCTGCTCAATTTTAGAAAAGTCAAATGCCCATGATTTCCATGAATTCccaaacgataaaaaaagaaaacctaATTCGATATTCAATGGAGATCCTGTTGTTGACAATCCTGCACTGTTGTCTACACTACTCCACGGATTGGCAGTTCTCACCCAAAAGTTTCAGTTCAAATGGCAGGATTGTGTTGAAACAATATGTCTTGTTGCTCTAGCACAAGAAATCTTGAAACACACAGGAACTCTGCCGAGT CTGTGTGTAAAGGCCCTTCAGCTCTGCAAACTCGCCATTCAGAACTTCATGCCACCAAATTTAGCATTATTGGTAGACTCAGACAGTGGCATGTCTGGAATTGGTTCGACTCTCTTCAAACGATTACACGACCCCAATTGGGAAGTACGCGACAGTGTTTTGGAAGTTCTGATCACAATAGCAACCATATCCGAGGATAAATATCCAGCATTCCAAGATCTCCTTCTCACTAATGATTTCCTACCCTTGATCACCGATGTCGCGCTGATGGATGGTGAGAGTTACGTCCGAGCATCTGCAGTTAAGTTCATCGCTACGACGATTAGAATAAATAAACTGTGGGATCACAGTCTATCAAAAATGGATCTCCCTGAGAAATTCATAAATCTTTGCAAAAAAGAAAGTGAGGCAATTGTGAGGAGAGAGGCTGTCGATTTGATAAAAGAGCTCTACGTGTACCGTAAGTGGCCCAAATCTACGGTTGATTTAATGAGCACTGCAATGGCCGAAGCTGCTGTTCTGGATCTCCACTGGGAAGTCAAAGTCAATGCTCTCAATTTCTGGAAACACTTCATAAAGTCACACTTCACCGATCAAGGCATGCTGGACGGTTCATTTCCAAATGTCACATTCTCCAAGGAGCACAGAAAAATAGTTACACTCAATGAAACTGAAATCAAACGACGTCTCAACAAAGCACTGGACGATGTGGCCAAGCACAGGTGTCTTGGGATCCTTCTGTTCACCCTGAAGAATGACAGTGACTTCGAAGTCTCAAGATCAGCTGCTAATATCATCAAGAAACTTCAAGTCTACATATTGAAGTACAAGCTCAACGATCCAGTGATTGAAGATAGTACACTGCCAAAGGACAGTGCTATACTCGATTCGTCGTATATAAAACCTCAGGCCGCACCATCGACATCCGAAAGGAAGAGTTCACCAGACAAATTGGCCGATATTATCGACGAGATTATCAACGAGAACGACGCAGAGCTATTGGCATCGATCTACCAGAGCTCCATGAACGTGCACACAGAGGCGGACAATACGAAGCTAGTAACTCTGGAGAAATTGTCAGAAGTAACGAGACAGAAATTCCTGAATGTAGTCAATAACATGGACATCGACCATTACATTGAGGAAAAACGCCGTTGGCTGCAAGACTACACAGTTTGCTTTGATTCAGTAGTTGAGGACATACTAACCGTGTATGAGCAGAATGGTGTCAATTCCCTAGATTGTTACTAA